One Canis lupus dingo isolate Sandy chromosome 3, ASM325472v2, whole genome shotgun sequence DNA window includes the following coding sequences:
- the LOC112653127 gene encoding NADH dehydrogenase [ubiquinone] 1 alpha subcomplex subunit 2-like: MAAATASLRIGAKVAPREIRVHLCQCLPGSQGVREFIEKHYVELKKATPDLPILTSECSDVQPKLWTRYAFAREKNVSLNSLSADQVTRAVDNVLSGKA; this comes from the coding sequence ATGGCAGCTGCCACAGCGAGTCTGAGAATTGGGGCCAAAGTTGCCCCGCGTGAGATTCGTGTCCACTTGTGCCAGTGCTTGCCCGGCAGTCAGGGCGTCAGGGAATTCATCGAGAAACACTATGTAGAGCTGAAGAAGGCGACTCCTGACCTGCCAATCCTAACCAGCGAGTGTTCCGATGTGCAGCCCAAACTCTGGACCCGCTACGCATTTGCCCGAGAGAAGAATGTCTCTTTGAACAGCCTGAGTGCTGATCAGGTAACCAGAGCCGTGGACAATGTGCTAAGTGGCAAAGCCTGA